The window ATTCTTAAAGCCCTGGAAAGCTACGGTTTCGAATGGGACGGCGAAATGGTCCGCCAGAGCGATCGGCACGAGGCTTACGCTGAAGTACTCAATCGCCTGTTCAATCAAGGCCTCGCTTACGCCTGCACCTGCTCGCGCAAGCAATTGGAGCCGTATCACGGCATCTACCCGGGCCTGTGCCGAAATGCCGGCCACGGCACTGAAGACGCCGCGATTCGACTGCGTGTACCCGAGCTCGACTACCACTTCATCGACCGCGTGCAAGGCGAGTTTCGCCAGCATCTGGGCCGGGAAGTCGGTGACTTCGTGATCCGCCGCCGCGACGGGCTCTACGCCTATCAACTGGCGGTGGTACTGGACGATGCCTGGCAAGGCATCACCGATATCGTCCGGGGCGCTGACCTGCTGGACTCCACGCCGCGCCAGCTCTACCTGCAAGAACTGCTTGGCTTGCGGCAACCGCGCTATCTGCACATCCCGCTGATTACCCAGCCCGATGGCAACAAGCTCGGCAAATCCTACCGCTCGCCGCCATTGACCGCCGATCAGGCCACGCCTTTGTTGCTGCGTGCGTTGCGCGCACTCGGGCAAAACCCGGGCAAGGAACTGGCCTATGCGTCACCACGGGAAGTGCTGGATTGGGGCATCGCCCACTGGGATGCCTCATTAATCCCGCGCACACTCACCCTGCCCGAAGCGCAACTACAGTGATCACACTTGCAGTGGCGCGCCCATCCGTTACCATCGCCGCACGTTTTCGGGCACACGCCTAAAAAAGAGAGGCCGGGATGTACATCTATCGCTTGGTCCTGCTCCTGGTAGTGGGGATTTATCTGTTCTCCCCGGCCATCATGGATTGGTGGATCGACGCCACTGGCGCCTGGTATCGCCCTTATCTGCTCTGGCTGATTCTGATCGTCGTGACCTTCATCCTGCAGAGCCAAAAAGATGCCGATGAGCTTTAGCCTGACCCAGATGATCCTGATCAGCGCCGCCTACCTGGCGGTGCTGTTCGGCGTGGCCTGGATCAGCGAACGGGGCATGATCCCCCGGGCGATCATTCGCCACCCGCTGACGTACACCCTGTCGCTGGGCGTGTATGCCAGCGCCTGGGCGTTTTACGGCACGGTGGGCCTGGCCTATCAGTATGGCTATGGCTTTCTGTCCAGCTACCTGGGGGTTTCCGGGGCATTTTTGCTGGCACCGGTGTTGCTGTACCCGATCCTGAAAATCACCCGCACCTATCAACTGTCGTCCCTCGCCGACCTGTTCGCCTTCCGTTTCCGCAGCACCTGGGCCGGGGCACTGACGACGATTTTCATGCTGATCGGCGTGCTGCCGTTGCTGGCGCTGCAGATTCAGGCGGTCGCCGACTCCATCGGCATCCTCACGCGCGAGCCGGTGCAACACCGCGTGGCCCTGAGTTTCTGCGCACTGATTACCCTGTTCACGATCTTCTTCGGCTCGCGCCACATCGCCACCCGCGAGAAGCATGAAGGCCTGGTGTTCGCGATTGCTTTCGAGTCGGTGATCAAGCTGATCGCCATCGGCGGCGTCGGCCTCTATGCCCTTTATGGGGTATTCGATGGCCCGCAACAGCTGGAGCTGTGGCTGCTGCAAAACCAGACCGCCCTCGCCGCTTTGCACACGCCGTTGCAGGAAGGCCCATGGCGCACGCTGCTGTTGGTGTTCTTCGCTTCGGCGATCGTGATGCCGCACATGTACCACATGACCTTTACCGAAAACCTCAACCCGCGCTCGCTGGTCAGCGCAAGTTGGGGTTTGCCGCTGTTCCTGCTGCTGATGAGTCTGGCGGTGCCGCTGATCCTCTGGGCCGGCCTGAAACTTGGCGCCACGACCAATCCGGAATATTTCACGCTGGGCATCGGCATCGCCGCCAACAGCAAAGCCCTGGCATTACTCGCCTATATCGGTGGATTGTCGGCCGCCAGCGGGCTGATCATCGTCACCACCCTGGCGCTGTCCGGGATGGCGCTGAACCACTTGGTGCTGCCGCTCTATCAACCACCGGCCGAAGGCAACATCTATCGCTGGCTGAAGTGGACCCGCCGCGCACTGATCGTTGCGATCATCATGGCCGGTTACGGCTTCTACCTGTTGCTGGGCGCCGAACAGGACCTGGCCAACCTCGGCATCGTCGCGTTTGTCGCCACGCTGCAATTCCTGCCGGGCGTGTTGTCGGTGCTGTATTGGCCGACCGCCAACCGTCGTGGATTCATCGCCGGTTTGCTGGCGGGGATTCTGGTGTGGCTGGTGACCATGCTGTTGCCGCTGGTCGGCAATCTGCAGGGCTTTTACATTCCGCTGCTGAACATGATCTACGTGCTGGACGACACCAGTTGGCACATGGCCGCAATCGCATCCCTGGCCGCCAACGTGCTGATGTTCACCCTGATCTCGCTATTCACCAACGCCAGCCCCGAAGAGGCCAGCGCTGCCGAAGCCTGCGCCGTGGACAACGTGCGCCGGCCGCAACGCCGCGAGCTGCACGCTGCCTCGCCTCAGGAATTCGCTACGCAACTGGCCAAACCATTGGGCGCGAAAGCCGCACAAAAAGAAGTCGAACAGGCACTGCGCGATCTTTATCTGCCGTTCGACGAGCGCCGGCCGTACGCCTTGCGCCGTTTGCGTGACCGTATCGAAGCCAACCTGTCCGGCCTGATGGGCCCGAGTGTGGCGCAAGACATGGTCGAAACCTTCCTGCCGTACAAGGCCGGCGGCGAAAACTACGTCACCGAAGACATCCATTTCATCGAAAGCCGCCTTGAGGACTATCACTCGCGCCTCACCGGCCTTGCCGCCGAACTCGATGCCCTGCGCCGCTATCACCGCCAGACCTTGCAGGAATTGCCGATGGGCGTGTGCTCGCTGGCCAAGGATCAGGAAATCCTCATGTGGAACAAAGCC is drawn from Pseudomonas sp. 31-12 and contains these coding sequences:
- a CDS encoding sensor histidine kinase; this translates as MPMSFSLTQMILISAAYLAVLFGVAWISERGMIPRAIIRHPLTYTLSLGVYASAWAFYGTVGLAYQYGYGFLSSYLGVSGAFLLAPVLLYPILKITRTYQLSSLADLFAFRFRSTWAGALTTIFMLIGVLPLLALQIQAVADSIGILTREPVQHRVALSFCALITLFTIFFGSRHIATREKHEGLVFAIAFESVIKLIAIGGVGLYALYGVFDGPQQLELWLLQNQTALAALHTPLQEGPWRTLLLVFFASAIVMPHMYHMTFTENLNPRSLVSASWGLPLFLLLMSLAVPLILWAGLKLGATTNPEYFTLGIGIAANSKALALLAYIGGLSAASGLIIVTTLALSGMALNHLVLPLYQPPAEGNIYRWLKWTRRALIVAIIMAGYGFYLLLGAEQDLANLGIVAFVATLQFLPGVLSVLYWPTANRRGFIAGLLAGILVWLVTMLLPLVGNLQGFYIPLLNMIYVLDDTSWHMAAIASLAANVLMFTLISLFTNASPEEASAAEACAVDNVRRPQRRELHAASPQEFATQLAKPLGAKAAQKEVEQALRDLYLPFDERRPYALRRLRDRIEANLSGLMGPSVAQDMVETFLPYKAGGENYVTEDIHFIESRLEDYHSRLTGLAAELDALRRYHRQTLQELPMGVCSLAKDQEILMWNKAMEELTGIAAQRVVGSRLSTIADPWKELLQGFINLPDEHLHKQHLALDGQTRWLNLHKAAIDEPLAPGNSGLVLLVEDLTETQMLEDKLVHSERLASIGRLAAGVAHEIGNPITGIACLAQNLREEREDDGELKEISGQILEQTKRVSRIVQSLMSFAHAGSHQHSDEPVCLAEVAQDAIGLLALNRRNFEVQFYNLCDPDHWVEGDPQRLAQVLINLLSNARDASPPGSAVRVKSEAGEHTVDLIVEDEGSGIPKNIMDRLFEPFFTTKDPGEGTGLGLALVYSIVEEHYGQITIDSPADVQSQRGTRIRVTLPRHVEATSAVN
- the gluQRS gene encoding tRNA glutamyl-Q(34) synthetase GluQRS, which gives rise to MTATTYIGRFAPTPSGHLHFGSLVAALASYLDARAVGGRWLMRMEDLDPPREEPGAQAAILKALESYGFEWDGEMVRQSDRHEAYAEVLNRLFNQGLAYACTCSRKQLEPYHGIYPGLCRNAGHGTEDAAIRLRVPELDYHFIDRVQGEFRQHLGREVGDFVIRRRDGLYAYQLAVVLDDAWQGITDIVRGADLLDSTPRQLYLQELLGLRQPRYLHIPLITQPDGNKLGKSYRSPPLTADQATPLLLRALRALGQNPGKELAYASPREVLDWGIAHWDASLIPRTLTLPEAQLQ